The window GCGTCCCGTCCGCAGCGCTCCCGGACGACGTCCCGTCCGTCGCGGCCGCCGACGGCGCCTCGTCCCACGCGTCGACGGAATGCGACTCGTCCCACGCGTCCGCGGACGACGACTCGGGCCGTTCGACCGCGGACGAGGGGTCCGGCGCATCACCCGGTGGCGGGCCGATCATCGCCGAGACGTCGCCGAAGCCGTCGAAGCCGCTCGGTGCGCCACTCGCTCGGTCGGCGTGGGTCGGATTCGCTGTCGCCGAGGGATCGGAGTCGTTCTCGGTCGAGTCGTCGCGGGGGCAGGACATTCCCCCAGGGTTTCACACTCACCCGCTCGCGGCCCATCGGCCGTCCGGCGTACGCTACGCGGCATGAGCGAGCAGATCACCAAGGATCCCGCGGCCGACCGCTACATCGTCACCGACGACGGCGAGGAGATCGGGTTCATGAGTTACGTCGAGCGCGACGACGCGATCGTCATCGACCACACGGTCGTGCGTCCGGAGTTCCAGGGCGAGGGCGTCGCCGGCCGGCTCGTGGGCGCCGCACTCGGCGACCTCCGTGACGCGAGCACGAAGCGCGTCGTGCCGCAGTGCCCCTCTGTCGCCGTCTACATCAAGCGCCACCCGGAGTACGCCGACCTGACGACCCGCTGACCACGGGTGCGCGGCGGGGCGGCCCAGCTCAGGCGAGCTCGCCGGCGCGGCGACCGAAGACCATGCCCGCGGTGAGGCCCGATCCGCCCGGATAGTTCTTCGAGAACAGTCCACCGAGCGCCTCGCCGCAGGCGAAGAGCCCGTCGATCGGCGCCCCGTCGTCGCGCACGACGCGGCCGTGGGTGTCCGTGCGCAGGCCACCGAACGTGAACGTGATCCCGCACGTCACGCCGTAGGCGAAGAACGGCGGGGTCTCGATGGGTGACGCCCAATTGCTCTTGACCGGCTCCACGTGCGATGCGCGGCCGTCCTTGACGGTGGGATCGAACGGGACGTCACGGTCGATCGCGTCGTTAAAGGCGCCGATCGTGCGCTCGAACGCCTCGACGGGGATCCCCGCGCGCTCCGCGAGCTCGTCGAGCGTGTCGGCACACTCGACCGAGATGCCCGGCATGTCGTACTCCTCCGTGCGCAGCATGGGGCGCAGCGTCGCATCGAACACCTGCCACGCGACGGAACCGGGCTGGGCGAGGATCTCGCGGCCGTACTTCGCGTAAGTGTAGTTCCGGAAGTCGGCACCCTCGTCGAGAAAGCGCTCGCCGTCCCGGTTCACGAGCACACCGAGGGGATAGGACTGGCGCGTGAGCCGGTTCGTGAGTTCGCGGTTCGACTCGTTCTCGGGCAGGAACGCGTCCCACTGCGCCGAGTGGCACGTCGTCCAGTCGCCGCCCCGGGCGGCGCCCGCGCGGAGGGCCGCCTCGAGCAGTACGCCCGTGTTGTACGGCGTCCCGCGCACCTTCGCGTGCTGCCAGCCCGGTCCGAGTTCGGCCTCCCGCAGCTCGGGGCTGGCCTCGAACCCGCCTGAGGCGATCACGACCGACTCCGCCCGCACCTCCGAGCCGTCGTCGAGTCGCACGCCGACGACGCGCTCACCCTCGCGGAGGAGATCGACGACGAACGCGCCGTAGCGGATCCCGACCCCCTCACGGTGCGCGACGCGCGTGTGGTCGGCGATGAGCCCCTCGCCCCCGCCGACGTTGCCGACGTGCAGTCCACCCCAGAACAGGAAGCTGCCGTCGGGTCGGTCGTAGGCCTGACGCTCGTACATGAGCCGGTAGTCGAGCCCGAGGCCGATGAGCCACTCGAGCGTCGGTCGCGCCTCGGTGACGAGCACCTCGGTCAGCTCCGGGTCGTTTCGCCCCTCGGTCACCTTCACGAGGTCGGCACGGAAGTCGTCGACCGAGTAGGGCGGGACGATCGACCGTTCGTGGCGCTCGTCGGGCACGACGATGCGACGGAGGTCGTCGAGGCCGTCGTGCGGAACGCGCGTCGCGCCGGCCGTGTAGAAGCTGTTGCCACCGGCGCTCGCCTCGTCGCCGCGTTCGAGCAGCACGACGCGTCGTCCGCGTTCCACCGCCGCGTGTGCCGCGCTGAATCCCGCGTTGCCGCCGCCGACCACCACGACATCGATGTCGTTCATCGCTTCCTCCTCGGGAATGTATCTCCACATCGAGACTTCCGGGAACCGAGGCTACGAGCGATCCACGCCGACGGGGGATTCCGGTCGTATTGGACGTAGTGTGCGCGGGCGCGACCAGAACGGACGTCCGCCGGCACCGGGGGCGACGGCCGCGTCAGAGTTCGTCCCCGCCGACCCACCGGTACAGGTGCTGCGGGCGCCCCGCATCGCCGTACTTCGGCCGCACCTCGACGCGATCCCGCCCCGCGAAGTACTCGAGGTAGCGCCGCGCGCTGACCCGCGACATCCCCATGAGCTCGCCGAGCTCGGCCGCGGTGACCGGCCCGTCGAGCCGCCGCAGCTCGTCGCGAACGAGCGCCGCGGTCGTCCGCGAGAGCCCCTTCGGGAGCGACGCCGTCTGCGTGGGCGCCGGATGCCGTCCCTGCAGTGCGTCGATCTGGGCCTGGCTCAGAGCCGCGGCGGCGAGCGCGTCCGCGCGCGATCGACGCTGTGCGTACCGGCGCAGGCGGAGCTCGAACTCCTCGGGCCGGAACGGCTTCAGGAGGTAGTCGACGACGCCGAGTTCGAGGGCCTGCCGCACGAGCTCCGGCTCCGGCGCGGCGGTCACCATGATGACGTCGAGCGGGGTCGACGCCGCCGAACGCACCCGCCGCAGCAGATCGATACCGGTCGCGTCGGGCAGGAACATGTCGAGCAGCACGAGATCGACGGCCGTGTGTGCGAGCGCACGCTCGGCGTCGGCGATCGTGAGTACCGAGTCGACGATCTCGAAGCCACCGATCGCATCGAGATAGCGGCGGTGCAGGCGGGCGACCGCGAAATCGTCCTCCACGACGAGCACCCGGAAGTCCGCGCTCACGACGACACCGCCGACGTCGGTGCGCTCGGCAGGACCACCGAGAACCTCGCGCCACCGAGCTCCGCGGTCGTGACCGAGAGCTCCCCACCCCGCTCGAGCACGAACCCGCGCACGACGTCGAGCCCGATCCCGTGTCGCCACGGGTCGGCACGCTTCGAGGTCGTGCCCCGCTCGAAGATGCGCTGCGCGTCGGCGGCCGGGACGCCGTCCCCGTCGTCGTCGACGACGAGCTCGAGCCCGTGCGCGTCACCCGAGACGTACACCTCGACCCGTGCGGACGCGGCCTCGATCGCGTTCGACACGAGGTTGCCGAGCACCGTCACCGCGGCCGCATCGCACACGAACGCCCCGTCGACCACGCTGTCCTCGGCGAGCGCGAGCACGACCCCGGCGGCCTCGGCCTGCGCGCGACGCGACGCGAGGAGTGCGGCGACGAGCGGCGAGCCGATGCGCGACCACTCGGCCGCGGCGCCCGGCCGCTCGGCCCGCGGCAGGCCGGCGAGGTACGCCCTCGCGTCGTCGAGCTCCCCGAGCCCGAGGAGGCCCGCCACGACGTGCATGCGATTGTCGAAATCGTGCGCCTCCGCACGGAGCGACCGCGAGCGACGCCGTTCGTCCTCCAGGGTGCGAAGCATCGACTCGAGTTCGCTGCGATCCTGCAGCACGAGCATCGCGCCGACCTCCCGCCCGTCGGCGACCGCCGTCGACCTCGTCGCGACGAGCGTACGGCCACGCGAACGCAATTGCCGCGTCGCCCGCCCCGATCCGTCGGCGAGGAACGCCGCGATCTCGGCGGGCAACACGCTCGCCGCCTCGTCACCCGTGAGCGAACCCGTAACCCCCAGGAGCCGCTGCGCACCCGGGTTCACGAACGCGATCCGGCCGTTCGCGTCGACGCCGACGAAACCGTCCTGGACGCCGTCGGTCATCGCCTGGCGGGACTGGACGAGTGCGAGCATCTCGTCGGGCTCGACCCCGAACAACCGACGCCGCAGCCCGGCCGTGACCCGCCAGGCCACGAACGTGCCGAGCAGCACCGCCGCGAGCGCCGGCACCGCGATCTGCGCGGCACTCACGGCGACCTCGCGCTGCACGGCGCTCAGCAGGATGCCCACCGAGACCGTCCCGACGATCTCCCCGTCAACCGCCCGGACGGGAACCTTCGCTCGCAGGGTCACCCCCATCGGCCCCTGCTCGGCCCCGGAGAACTCCTCGCCCGCCCGGATCGCCGAGTGATCGCTCGAGACCGGCTGGCCGACGAGCTCGGGTTGCGGGTGCGCGACCCGGATCCCGTCCATGTCGACGACCGCGATGTACTCGGCACCCGAAGCCTGCTCCATCGCCGACGTCACGGGCTGGATGACGGCCGACGGGTCGTCGGACCGCAGCGCCTCGGCGACGACCGGGAGCGACGCGACGGTGCGCGCGAGCACGACGACACGCTCCTCCGCGGCCTCCCGCACCTGCGCGGCCTGCACCGCGACCGCGATGCCCGCCGCGACGAGTGCCACGAGCGTGATGACGCCGACCTGCACGGCGAACAGGCCGAACCCACGGCGCCTCGCCCACCGTCGGTAGGCGTTGCGGACGACGTGCGGCACGCGACGACCGGGGGCACGTGCGCCGTCGGGGACGTCGCGCCGTCCGCGCGGCTCGACGCGGGACGAACCCGCCGCCGACCCGCCGACACGATCTGCCCCGGGCCCCGCACGGCGCGCTCGAGCGACCGATCCGGCGCTCGCCCGCGCGGGGTCGGGATCGGCGCCGATCGGCGCCGTCACGTTCGAAATGTCCAATATGCCGAGCTATGTGCAGAACAACGCCGACGCGATCGGCGGGACGTACCGTGGTGCCCCACTCGATCTCCTACAACGTCGTAAGGGTCTGATTCCGTGAGTCAAATAGTACGCACCGTCCTGTTCACCGTGGTGGTCGCGCTCGTCACCGGTCTCGCGTTCGCGAATGCGGCCGCGACGGGCGGCACCTCAACCGTCCGCAACAAACTCACCCTCATGGCGCCCGCGTCGCCGGGCGGCGGGTGGGACGGATTCGCCCGCGAGGCGCAGACCGCGCTCCGCTCCGAGGGCGTCGTCAACAACGTGCAGGTCGTGAACGTCCCCGGCGCGGGCGGCACGATCGGCCTCTCGCAGCTCGTCGGTATGACGGGGCGGGACGACATCCTCATGGTCACCGGTGGCGTCATGATCGGTGCGATCGCCCAGGGCGACACCCCCGAGTCGCTCGCCGACGTGACGCCCATCGCCCGCATGGCCGACGACTTCGCCGCGATCGTCGTCCCGGCCGACTCGCCCATCGAGACCCTCGACGACTTCATCGAGGCGTGGCGCGCGAACCCGACCGGTACCTCGCTGGCGGGCGGCTCGCTCGGCTCGATCGACCACCTGCTCACGCTCGTGCTCGCCGAGAAGATCGGGCTCGACCCCGCGGACGCCAACTACATCCCGTACTCGGGCGGCGGCGAGGCGCTCTCCGCGATGCTGTCGCACACGACGACCGGCGGGGTCTCCGGCTACAACGAGATCGCCGGGCAGGTCGAGGCGGGCCAGCTCCGCGTCCTCGCGGTCTCCTCCGCCGAACGCGTTCCCGGCGTCGACGTGCCCACGTTCGTCGAGCAGGGGGTCGACCTCACGATGTCGAACTGGCGCGGGCTCGTCGCGCCACCCGGCCTCACGCCCGAGCAGACCGCCGAACTCGTCGCCATCGCGACGGAGCTCGAGGGCTCCGCCGCGTGGCAGGACGTCATCCGTCGCAACAAGTGGACCGACTCGTTCCTCACCGGGCCCGGCTTCGCGGACTACCTCACGGAGCAGCAGGCCGAGGCGGACGAGATCTTCGAAGGGCTGGAAAAGTGAACGACACGACCGACGCCGGGACCGGCGCCACCGGGCAGGACGAACCGCCGCGCGGTGCGCCCGCCGCGACGACCGAGACCGCGACGCCGGAGACCGCGACGCCTGAGACCGCGACGCCCGAGACCGCGAAGCCCGTGGAATCCGCGACGCCCGCCGACACCGCCACGACGACGCGAGCCGCGACGGGTTCCTGGTGGCGAGGCCGGGGCGAACTCTCCATCGGCCTGCTCGCGCTCGTCGGTGCCACGCTCCTCACGATCGGCACCGTCACGATGCACGTCCGCGGCGACCAGCAACCGGGACCGCAGTTCTTCCCCGTCATCGTGATCCTGCTCCTCGCCGGGACGGGCGGCTGGATCACGGTCGTCAACCTGCTCCCCCGCCGCGACGAGCCCGAGGTGTGGCACCGCCCCGACGTGTCCGAGGACCTCCTCGCCGACGTCTCCGGCACCAACACCGAGGTCATCGCGCTCGAAGCGCACCACCGGCCGCGTGGCCGGCGCGGCGTCCGCGGCGCACGCGGGACGACCGCGAACGCCGATCCGAACTCCTTCGACTGGCGCACGTTCGGGCTCGTGCTCGCCGCCGTCGTCGCGTTCGCCGTGCTGCTCGATCCCGTCGGGTGGGTGCTCAGCGCCGCCCTGCTGTTCTGGGTCATCTCGTACGCGCTCGGCAGCACGAGGCCGGTGTTCGACATCGGCGTCGCCCTCCTCATGAGCTCCCTCGTGCAGCTCGCCTTCAGTGCCGGACTCGGGCTCACACTGCCCGCCGGCTTCATCGGACGGATCTTCTGACATGGACCAGCTCACCCTGCTCCTCGAGGGCTTCGCGGGCGCGCTCACGCCCATCAACCTGCTCTGGGTGCTCATCGGCGCCGTACTCGGTACCGCGGTCGGCGTCCTCCCCGGCCTCGGCTCCTCCATGGCCGTCGCGCTCCTGCTCCCGATCACGTTCAGCCTCGACCCGACGGCCGCGTTCATCATGTTCGCGGGCATCTACTTCGGCGGCCTGTTCGGCGACTCGACCGCGGGTATCCTCCTCAATACCCCCGGCAATTCGACGGCGATCGCCTCCTCCTTCGAGGGCAACCGCATGGCCCGCAGCGGGCGCGCCGGGAAGGCGCTCGCGACGGCCGCGCTCGGCGCGTTCTTCGGTGGTCTGCTCGCGACGACCGTGACCGTGTTCGCGATGCCGCTGCTCGTGCGGATGGCGACGATGTTCGGGCCCGCCGAGTACTTCGCCCTCGCCGTGTTCGCGTTCCTCGCCGTGAGCTCCGTCGTGTCCGAGTCGATCGTGCGTGGACTCCTGTCGCTCGCCGTCGGGCTCGCGCTCATGCTCATCGGCATCGACGGCCCGTCGGGCACCGAGCGGTTCACGTTCGGGCTGCCACAACTGTTCGACGGCCTGTCGATCGTCGTCATCACGGTCGGATTGCTCGCGCTCGGCGAGGTCTTCTCGGTCGCGTCCCGCATCCATCGTGAGGACGGCTCGATGGAGGTCATCACGCAGGGCCGCGCCCGACTCTCGCGCGACGACTTCCGGCGCGCGGCGCCCGCGTGGCTCCGCGGGACGGCGTTCGGTCTGCCGTTCGGCATCATCCCCGCGGGCGGCGCCGAGGTGCCGACGTTCCTCGCCTACGGCACGGAGAAGCGCCTCGCGAAGCGCCGGGGCGACGCGAACTTCGGGACGACCGGCAGCATCCGTGGCCTCGCCGCGCCCGAGGCCGCGGGGAACGCGACGGCGGGAACGGCGATGGGCGCGCTCCTCGCGCTGGGGCTGCCGACATCGGCGACGGCGGCGATCATGCTCGCGGCGTTCCAGCAGTACGGGCTGCAACCCGGGCCGCTGCTCTTCACGAAGACCCCCGATCTCGTGTGGACGCTCATCGCGTCGCTGTTCCTCGGCCTCGTCGCGCTGCTCGTGCTGAACCTCGGGTTCGCGTCGCTCTGGGCGAAGCTGCTGCTGATCCCGAAGCACTACCTCTATGCGGGGATCGCGCTGCTCTCGGTGCTCGGCGTCTACGCGATGGGATCGTCGGTCGTCGACGTGTGGGCGCTCGTCGCGATCGGCCTCGTCGGTCTGCTCATGCGGCGCTTCCGGGTGCCGCTCGCGCCGGTCATGATCGCGGTCGTTCTCGGGCCGCTCGCCGAGACGGAGTTGCGCCGCGCGCTCGCCGTGTCGGAGGGCGATCCGGCGGCCCTCGTGTCGAGTCCGTTCACGATCACGCTCTACCTGGTGCTCGTGGTCGTCGCGATCGTGTCGGTCGTGCAGCACGTGCGCAACCGTCGCCGCTCGGCGACAGCCGCGGCGAACGCCCCGGCCGGCGAGGACACGACCGACGTGCCGGTCACGCCGTCGGCGACCGCACCCGCCGCCGAACGGGTGCCCCCACGCGACACGACCCCCTGACCGCACAACGACCGCGACCGCGAGGCGACGACGACGGAACCCGAGTCACGCGCGACGAAAAAAGCCGGGTTGTTGCTACCGGGCCCGGGGCCCGGTAGCAACAACCCGGCTTTCTTCCTGCGTCGTCCGCGCCGGGTGGGTCGCGCGGCTGGGGCAGGGGCAGGGTCAGGGGACGCGGAACGTCCACTCCTTCGATGCGAACTTCGAGTCCGCGAGTTCGCGTGCCCGCGCGAGCTCCTCGTCCGTCGCGTGCACGCGGGTCCCGCCGTGCTCCGAGACGAACGTCGCCTCGAGCCGGTCGATGATCTCCTCACGCGGTAGGCCCGTCTGTGTCTTCAGCGGGCTCACGCGCTTCTTCGCCGACGTCGTGCCCTTGTCGCTCAGCTTCTCGCGGCCGATGCGCAACACCTCGACCATGCGATCCGCGTCGATGTCGTAGCTGAGCGTCGCGTGGTGCAGCACGGCACCGGAGCCGAGCCGCTTCTGGGCCGCGCCGCCGATCTTGCCGGACGGTGAGGCGATGTCGTTGAGTGGCTGGTACACCGCATCGACCCCGATCGAGTGGAGCCCGTCGAGCACCCACTCGTCGAGGAACGCGTACGACTCGGCGAACGACATGCCCTGCACGAGCTCGGCGGGGACGTAGAGCGAGTACGTCACGATCGATCCCGCCTCCATGAACATCGCCCCGCCACCGGTGATGCGCCGGATGACGTCGACGTCGTACTTCTCGGCGTTCTCGAGGTCGACCTCGTTGCGCACCGACTGGAACGAACCGATGATGACCGCCGTCCGGTCCCAATCGCGCCAGAACCGCAGCGTCGGCTTGCGCCGACCCGCGCCGACCTCCTCCGTGAGCACCTGGTCGAGTGCGACGTGCACGCGTGGCTCGAGCGGGCCCGTCTCGAGGATCTGCCAGTCGAGCTCGCGCCAATCGCGCGCCCGCGTCGTCGCGCGCCGCACGACGACGCCGATCGCCTCGGGTGAGAAGCCGAGCAGGTGCGCGTCGGGCCGCAGCCCCGCGGTGACGGCGGCCGCGATCTCCTCCGCGGTCGACTCGAGCGGAAGGCCGTCGACGGCAGCGTTGATGTCGTCGAGCGCCTCGTCGGGCTCGAGGAAGAAGTCGCCCGCCACGCGCGTGTTCGTGAGGATGCCGTCGACCGCGTCGACGTCGACCACCACGAGCTTGCCGCCCGGGACCTTGAACTCTCCGTGCACAGGAAAACCGCCTTCCCGGGATGGCTCCCGGCTCGTCACCGAGGCGGGCGGGACGCACCGCCGCGCCGACGGTACCACCGACCGTTCCGGCACCGGGCCCGAGTTCCGGGTGGTTTTCGGGGTTCCGGGTGCCCCGGAACCCCGAAAACCACCCGGAACTCCGATCGTCAGGTGAGGGCGATCGTCAGGGTCAGTGCGGGGCGAGGGCAGGGCAGGGCAGGGGTCAGCGTCGGGGGAAGCGGGTGTCGAGCCAGTGGACGAGGTCGGCGACGACCTCGTCACGGTTCGTCTCGTTCACGATCTCGTGCCGCGCGCCCTCGTAGACGATGTGCGTCACATCGCTCAGGCCGGTGCGGCGCCGATAGACGCGCGCGAGCGCCCGCGGGCCGCGCGCTCCGAAGCCGATCGAGTCCTCCGAACCACCCATCACGAGCACGGGCACGTCATCGACCCGCGCCGACCACGACGACGGCGGCAGATGCAGGAGCTGCAGCTTGCCGAGCGTGTTCCACACCGGATCCGCGCCGATGTCGAACGTGAGCGGATCGGTGAT is drawn from Pseudoclavibacter chungangensis and contains these coding sequences:
- a CDS encoding GNAT family N-acetyltransferase, giving the protein MSEQITKDPAADRYIVTDDGEEIGFMSYVERDDAIVIDHTVVRPEFQGEGVAGRLVGAALGDLRDASTKRVVPQCPSVAVYIKRHPEYADLTTR
- the tcuA gene encoding FAD-dependent tricarballylate dehydrogenase TcuA, with protein sequence MNDIDVVVVGGGNAGFSAAHAAVERGRRVVLLERGDEASAGGNSFYTAGATRVPHDGLDDLRRIVVPDERHERSIVPPYSVDDFRADLVKVTEGRNDPELTEVLVTEARPTLEWLIGLGLDYRLMYERQAYDRPDGSFLFWGGLHVGNVGGGEGLIADHTRVAHREGVGIRYGAFVVDLLREGERVVGVRLDDGSEVRAESVVIASGGFEASPELREAELGPGWQHAKVRGTPYNTGVLLEAALRAGAARGGDWTTCHSAQWDAFLPENESNRELTNRLTRQSYPLGVLVNRDGERFLDEGADFRNYTYAKYGREILAQPGSVAWQVFDATLRPMLRTEEYDMPGISVECADTLDELAERAGIPVEAFERTIGAFNDAIDRDVPFDPTVKDGRASHVEPVKSNWASPIETPPFFAYGVTCGITFTFGGLRTDTHGRVVRDDGAPIDGLFACGEALGGLFSKNYPGGSGLTAGMVFGRRAGELA
- a CDS encoding response regulator → MSADFRVLVVEDDFAVARLHRRYLDAIGGFEIVDSVLTIADAERALAHTAVDLVLLDMFLPDATGIDLLRRVRSAASTPLDVIMVTAAPEPELVRQALELGVVDYLLKPFRPEEFELRLRRYAQRRSRADALAAAALSQAQIDALQGRHPAPTQTASLPKGLSRTTAALVRDELRRLDGPVTAAELGELMGMSRVSARRYLEYFAGRDRVEVRPKYGDAGRPQHLYRWVGGDEL
- a CDS encoding ATP-binding protein, which gives rise to MTAPIGADPDPARASAGSVARARRAGPGADRVGGSAAGSSRVEPRGRRDVPDGARAPGRRVPHVVRNAYRRWARRRGFGLFAVQVGVITLVALVAAGIAVAVQAAQVREAAEERVVVLARTVASLPVVAEALRSDDPSAVIQPVTSAMEQASGAEYIAVVDMDGIRVAHPQPELVGQPVSSDHSAIRAGEEFSGAEQGPMGVTLRAKVPVRAVDGEIVGTVSVGILLSAVQREVAVSAAQIAVPALAAVLLGTFVAWRVTAGLRRRLFGVEPDEMLALVQSRQAMTDGVQDGFVGVDANGRIAFVNPGAQRLLGVTGSLTGDEAASVLPAEIAAFLADGSGRATRQLRSRGRTLVATRSTAVADGREVGAMLVLQDRSELESMLRTLEDERRRSRSLRAEAHDFDNRMHVVAGLLGLGELDDARAYLAGLPRAERPGAAAEWSRIGSPLVAALLASRRAQAEAAGVVLALAEDSVVDGAFVCDAAAVTVLGNLVSNAIEAASARVEVYVSGDAHGLELVVDDDGDGVPAADAQRIFERGTTSKRADPWRHGIGLDVVRGFVLERGGELSVTTAELGGARFSVVLPSAPTSAVSS
- a CDS encoding Bug family tripartite tricarboxylate transporter substrate binding protein translates to MSQIVRTVLFTVVVALVTGLAFANAAATGGTSTVRNKLTLMAPASPGGGWDGFAREAQTALRSEGVVNNVQVVNVPGAGGTIGLSQLVGMTGRDDILMVTGGVMIGAIAQGDTPESLADVTPIARMADDFAAIVVPADSPIETLDDFIEAWRANPTGTSLAGGSLGSIDHLLTLVLAEKIGLDPADANYIPYSGGGEALSAMLSHTTTGGVSGYNEIAGQVEAGQLRVLAVSSAERVPGVDVPTFVEQGVDLTMSNWRGLVAPPGLTPEQTAELVAIATELEGSAAWQDVIRRNKWTDSFLTGPGFADYLTEQQAEADEIFEGLEK
- a CDS encoding tripartite tricarboxylate transporter TctB family protein; amino-acid sequence: MNDTTDAGTGATGQDEPPRGAPAATTETATPETATPETATPETAKPVESATPADTATTTRAATGSWWRGRGELSIGLLALVGATLLTIGTVTMHVRGDQQPGPQFFPVIVILLLAGTGGWITVVNLLPRRDEPEVWHRPDVSEDLLADVSGTNTEVIALEAHHRPRGRRGVRGARGTTANADPNSFDWRTFGLVLAAVVAFAVLLDPVGWVLSAALLFWVISYALGSTRPVFDIGVALLMSSLVQLAFSAGLGLTLPAGFIGRIF
- a CDS encoding tripartite tricarboxylate transporter permease, with the translated sequence MDQLTLLLEGFAGALTPINLLWVLIGAVLGTAVGVLPGLGSSMAVALLLPITFSLDPTAAFIMFAGIYFGGLFGDSTAGILLNTPGNSTAIASSFEGNRMARSGRAGKALATAALGAFFGGLLATTVTVFAMPLLVRMATMFGPAEYFALAVFAFLAVSSVVSESIVRGLLSLAVGLALMLIGIDGPSGTERFTFGLPQLFDGLSIVVITVGLLALGEVFSVASRIHREDGSMEVITQGRARLSRDDFRRAAPAWLRGTAFGLPFGIIPAGGAEVPTFLAYGTEKRLAKRRGDANFGTTGSIRGLAAPEAAGNATAGTAMGALLALGLPTSATAAIMLAAFQQYGLQPGPLLFTKTPDLVWTLIASLFLGLVALLVLNLGFASLWAKLLLIPKHYLYAGIALLSVLGVYAMGSSVVDVWALVAIGLVGLLMRRFRVPLAPVMIAVVLGPLAETELRRALAVSEGDPAALVSSPFTITLYLVLVVVAIVSVVQHVRNRRRSATAAANAPAGEDTTDVPVTPSATAPAAERVPPRDTTP
- a CDS encoding lipoate--protein ligase family protein; this translates as MHGEFKVPGGKLVVVDVDAVDGILTNTRVAGDFFLEPDEALDDINAAVDGLPLESTAEEIAAAVTAGLRPDAHLLGFSPEAIGVVVRRATTRARDWRELDWQILETGPLEPRVHVALDQVLTEEVGAGRRKPTLRFWRDWDRTAVIIGSFQSVRNEVDLENAEKYDVDVIRRITGGGAMFMEAGSIVTYSLYVPAELVQGMSFAESYAFLDEWVLDGLHSIGVDAVYQPLNDIASPSGKIGGAAQKRLGSGAVLHHATLSYDIDADRMVEVLRIGREKLSDKGTTSAKKRVSPLKTQTGLPREEIIDRLEATFVSEHGGTRVHATDEELARARELADSKFASKEWTFRVP